One part of the Phragmites australis chromosome 3, lpPhrAust1.1, whole genome shotgun sequence genome encodes these proteins:
- the LOC133910997 gene encoding glucan endo-1,3-beta-glucosidase 9-like — protein sequence MDIIVGRAGWPTDAAVNATPAIAQSFMTGLVNHLAKKFGTPLRPKVPPVATYLFSLLDEDRCSTASGGYERHSGIFTFDGQAKYHVNIGQGPKALKNGPDVDYLPSKWCVVDNNKDLPNVSSSFSAACSNGDCTALLPGGSCSRLGWPGNVSYAFNNYYQQHDQIEESCNFNGLGLITTVDPSVDSCPFPLAIRTSAASSFHPTLAMAMLQLLVLHVAA from the coding sequence ATGGACATCATTGTTGGGAGAGCAGGATGGCCAACAGATGCAGCTGTGAATGCAACTCCTGCCATTGCTCAATCGTTCATGACTGGCCTAGTCAATCACCTGGCTAAAAAGTTCGGGACTCCACTTCGCCCAAAAGTGCCTCCAGTTGCGACGTATCTCTTCAGCCTTTTAGATGAAGATCGATGCAGTACAGCAAGCGGAGGTTATGAAAGGCACAGTGGCATTTTTACATTTGATGGACAGGCAAAGTACCATGTTAACATAGGTCAAGGTCCTAAAGCTCTCAAGAATGGCCCTGATGTGGACTACCTTCCATCAAAATGGTGTGTGGTAGACAACAACAAGGACTTGCCCAATGTTTCTTCCAGTTTTTCTGCAGCGTGCTCCAATGGCGACTGCACTGCTCTGTTGCCTGGTGGCTCCTGCTCTAGACTTGGCTGGCCTGGTAATGTGTCGTATGCATTCAACAACTACTACCAGCAACATGATCAGATCGAGGAAAGCTGCAACTTCAATGGCCTGGGTTTGATAACCACTGTTGATCCATCTGTAGACAGTTGCCCGTTTCCTCTTGCAATTCGCACCTCTGCTGCTTCTTCCTTTCATCCAACATTGGCCATGGCCATGTTGCAATTACTAGTTCTACACGTAGCTGCCTAG
- the LOC133912290 gene encoding uncharacterized protein LOC133912290 isoform X1 — translation MPALEPRLMLLLLLAAACGCGLAGAGGGGGGGGGGGSCEFSVAHGGELFSFTLAAPTPAHRHGVLSEDGFYKVAVNDSVLWFQLCDEMIFNFDPPVCFNCEDCGGPLRCGTQCTALVSNNIGGYDVCTTIGSLSKSHISLIDESNPQKGVVVQMFSSKCSISVSVLCDLTVAQVPDKFILSGTCDYATTLRHPSGCARSVSASGSGWGWFGTLFITVMCLLGGYILIGAMYRYYFLGIHSVEAIPNLEFWIGLPQQIKSMFVPSTRSHISYNRDGQGPYAPVNH, via the exons ATGCCGGCTCTGGAACCCCGCCTGATGCTTCTGCTCCTCCTTGCGGCCGCCTGCGGCTGCGGCCTCGCCGGTGCGGGGggaggcgggggcgggggcgggggcggcggtTCGTGCGAGTTCTCCGTCGCGCACGGCGGAGAGCTCTTCAGCTTCACCCTCGCGGCGCCGACGCCGGCGCACCGCCACGGCGTCCTCAGCGAGGACGG GTTTTACAAGGTGGCTGTGAATGATTCGGTACTCTGGTTCCAG CTGTGCGATGAAATGATATTCAACTTTGACCCACCTGTGTGTTTTAATTGTGAG GACTGTGGCGGTCCATTGAGGTGTGGCACCCAGTGCACTGCGCTTGTGTCAAATAATATTGGAG GATATGATGTTTGCACAACCATTGGAAGTTTATCCAAATCTCATATATCTCTAATTG ATGAGAGCAATCCTCAAAAGGGTGTTGTTGTCCAGATGTTCTCATCAAAGTGTTCTATTTCTGTTTCCGTCCTTTGTGATTTAACTGTAGCCCAA GTACCAGACAAATTCATCCTATCTGGAACTTGTGATTAT GCTACAACACTTAGACACCCTTCTGGTTGTGCAAGATCTGTTTCTGCTTCTGGAAGTGGCTGGGGATGGTTTGGCACTTTGTTCATAAC AGTTATGTGCCTTCTTGGAGGGTACATTTTGATTGGTGCAATGTACAGATATTATTTCCTCGGCATTCATTCTGTAGAG GCCATTCCAAACCTGGAATTTTGGATTGGTTTGCCACAACAAATTAAG AGCATGTTTGTTCCTTCAACAAGAAGTCACATAAGTTATAACAGAGATGGTCAAGGTCCATATGCCCCTGTAAACCATTGA
- the LOC133910998 gene encoding egg cell-secreted protein 1.3-like, whose protein sequence is MAPPSMLARSRHSLAVLIFCLALLAGANVTAGARPTMFAPAPVPVAARGLVERLDGEGSQQCWEVLVEIKSCTGEIILFFLNGEAYLGPGCCRAIRVIEQRCWAADAMLSVIGFTPEEGDMLKGYCDAGDDGGSGGQGQGQQQHDRTPVAPPRRDVYDGVACKSVTPVAAREGSVHR, encoded by the coding sequence ATGGCACCACCATCCATGCTGGCTCGCTCCCGCCATTCCCTGGCCGTGCTGATCTTCTGCTTGGCGCTGCTCGCCGGGGCCAACGTGACGGCCGGTGCGCGGCCGACGATGTTTGCACCCGCGCCGGTCCCTGTGGCCGCTCGGGGCCTGGTGGAGCGGCTGGACGGGGAAGGGTCGCAGCAGTGCTGGGAGGTGCTGGTAGAGATCAAGTCGTGCACAGGGGAGatcatcctcttcttcctcaacgGCGAGGCGTACTTGGGCCCCGGGTGCTGCCGCGCCATCCGCGTCATCGAGCAGCGCTGCTGGGCCGCCGACGCCATGCTGTCCGTCATTGGGTTCACCCCCGAGGAGGGGGACATGCTCAAGGGGTACTGCGACGCGGGCGAtgacggcggcagcggcgggcaggggcaggggcagcagcagcacgacAGGACGCCGGTGGCGCCGCCTCGCCGTGATGTGTACGACGGTGTTGCCTGCAAGAGCGTCACTCCTGTGGCGGCGAGAGAGGGCTCGGTGCACCGTTGA
- the LOC133912290 gene encoding uncharacterized protein LOC133912290 isoform X2, with product MPALEPRLMLLLLLAAACGCGLAGAGGGGGGGGGGGSCEFSVAHGGELFSFTLAAPTPAHRHGVLSEDGFYKVAVNDSVLWFQLCDEMIFNFDPPVCFNCEDCGGPLRCGTQCTALVSNNIGGYDVCTTIGSLSKSHISLIDESNPQKGVVVQMFSSKCSISVSVLCDLTVAQVPDKFILSGTCDYATTLRHPSGCARSVSASGSGWGWFGTLFITVMCLLGGYILIGAMYRYYFLGIHSVEAIPNLEFWIGLPQQIKYSQHQ from the exons ATGCCGGCTCTGGAACCCCGCCTGATGCTTCTGCTCCTCCTTGCGGCCGCCTGCGGCTGCGGCCTCGCCGGTGCGGGGggaggcgggggcgggggcgggggcggcggtTCGTGCGAGTTCTCCGTCGCGCACGGCGGAGAGCTCTTCAGCTTCACCCTCGCGGCGCCGACGCCGGCGCACCGCCACGGCGTCCTCAGCGAGGACGG GTTTTACAAGGTGGCTGTGAATGATTCGGTACTCTGGTTCCAG CTGTGCGATGAAATGATATTCAACTTTGACCCACCTGTGTGTTTTAATTGTGAG GACTGTGGCGGTCCATTGAGGTGTGGCACCCAGTGCACTGCGCTTGTGTCAAATAATATTGGAG GATATGATGTTTGCACAACCATTGGAAGTTTATCCAAATCTCATATATCTCTAATTG ATGAGAGCAATCCTCAAAAGGGTGTTGTTGTCCAGATGTTCTCATCAAAGTGTTCTATTTCTGTTTCCGTCCTTTGTGATTTAACTGTAGCCCAA GTACCAGACAAATTCATCCTATCTGGAACTTGTGATTAT GCTACAACACTTAGACACCCTTCTGGTTGTGCAAGATCTGTTTCTGCTTCTGGAAGTGGCTGGGGATGGTTTGGCACTTTGTTCATAAC AGTTATGTGCCTTCTTGGAGGGTACATTTTGATTGGTGCAATGTACAGATATTATTTCCTCGGCATTCATTCTGTAGAG GCCATTCCAAACCTGGAATTTTGGATTGGTTTGCCACAACAAATTAAG TACAGCCAGCACCAATGA